In Phycisphaerales bacterium, the sequence TCAAGCGCCGCCGACAACCGACTCCGGCAGGCGGCCGCCGACGCGGTTACGGTCGCCATCGACGTTGCCAGCGAGGTCCAGGAGCGGTACGCGACGGCCCAGGCATCGGCCGAACTTGTCCCTTTGTTGCGTGATCGAATGGTTCTACTGGAGCGGCTGGGGGCGGTGGCCAGGTCCAGGCTCGACGCGGGAGAGGGCACACGCAGTGACCTTGCCACGCTTCAGGCCCAGCGTGTCGAGTTGCAAGTCGAGATCGATCAGGCGGTGCTCTCTGAGCGAGAAGAGCGACTTCGGCTTGCAAGGCTCATCGGTGAGCCGTCGTCGGCGGCGGGGTGGACTCTTGATCCCTGGACCGCTCCCGGCACCGATCTCCAGCCGGAGTCCCGCTGGGTCGACATGGCCCTGTTGCGACGTCCAGAGATTCAGGCGATCGCGTGGAAACTCAAAGCTCTTGGCGACGACGAGGCAATCGCCCGTCTCCTGCCGTGGGAGGGCGCGAGCGTCGGGGTCGATGCGCAGCGGGACGACAAGTGGTTCGCTGGGCCGTCTGTCTCAACGCCGCTGCCCATCTTCGACATGGGCCAGGCGAAACGAGCGAGAGTCACCGCGGAGCAGTTAGAAGCACGACATGAACTTACGCTGGCCAGGCGCAAAGTCGTTGAAGAGGTCCGCGTCGCGTACCAGACGATGACCGCGAGCAACGCCAACCTCGCCCGTATTCGCAACGAACTGATCCCGCTCCAGCAGCAACGCCGCACGCTTGCGGAGGATGGGTACCGCGCCGGGCAGAGCGACGTGACCGCCCTGTTCCTGGCCGAGCAGGACCTTCGACTGTCCCAGGCCAAGGCGATCGAGGTCGAGCGTCAGGCCTCGACGGCGTTCGTGCGTCTTCAGCGGGCTGTGGGCGGACCGGGCGTTGCGCAGCCCCTGATGGCCGTGCCCACGTCAGCCACACCGGTTCAACCTGATCAAACGGCCGGAAGCGCAATCGCTCCGCCGCTGTCGGCCTTGGCCCCGCCGTCGAACCGCTAGACACCGCCACTCACACACCGCATCCCTGCAAGCAGCATCCTGACTCCGAGAGTACCCATGACCACATCAACGATGAAACACTCATTCCTGACTCGCTTCCGCACACCAGCGTTCGCCGCAGCACTGGCGATGCTGACCATTGCCAGCGGATGCAAGAAGCACGCCGAAGGAGACGGTCACGACCACGGCTCAAAGCCTCCCGCGAAGGCCGACGATCACGCTGGTCATGATCACGGCGGTCAAGAGGAGGGAGGTGGTGCGCACGCGGACGAGGTCAAGCTGACGGCGGACGCGATCACGCGGTATGGCGTCAAGGATGAGGCTGCGCAGCTCTGGATCCTCAAACCCACGGTGCTTACGCCCGCGCGTGTCGCGTTCAACACCGAGGCGATGGCCCACGTCGGCTCGCCTTTGCGGGGACGCGCCGTTGAAGTCAAGGTCCGACTGGGCGACACGGTGAAGGCCGGGCAGGAACTGGTTATCATCGAGAGCCCTGAGCTGGGCGAGGCACAAGCCGACTATCTCCAGAAAAGAACGGCCGTCCTGACGGCCGGTCCTGCGGTCGAACTGAGCAAGATCGCCTGGGAGCGTGCGAAGGGGCTGTTGGAGCAGTCGCAGGGCATCTCGCTCACAGAGGTGCAGCGCCGCGAGGCCGAGTACAAGGCCGCCATCGCCAACGTCAAGGCCGCCGAGGCGGCTTCGATGGCCTCCGAGAACCGCTTGCACCTGCTCGGCATGAAACAGGAAGCGGTTGCTACGCTCGCCGCGTCGAGTGAGATTGCCCCGCGGCACGCGATCAAGGCCGCGATCAACGGCCAGGTCGTGCAGCGCGAGGTCACGCTCGGCGAACTCGTCGGCCCTGATCGCGAAGCTCTGATGATCTTGGCGGACACGCGGCTGCTGTGGGTGTTGGCCGATGTGCCCGAAGCAAAGCTCGCGGGCATTGCCGTGGGCGCGAAGGCGTGGATCACGATCGGTTCTACAACCGGCACAAGCGACGGTATCGCGGCCCCGAAGTTCGAGGGAACGGTCTCCTTCATCGCCCCGCTGGTGGACCCAACGACCCGCACCGCCCAGGTGCGGATCGATGTGCCCGCGTCGCTCGAGAATGGACTAACGCTTAAGCCGGGCATGTTCGCGCAAGCCGAAATCGTCGCCTCCCTCCCCGGCGGAGCAGATCCCGCGCCGACGATCGCCGTGCCCGATGAAGCCATCCAGACCGTCGAGGGCGGGCCGGCGATCTTTGTGCCCGTCGCCAACGAACCCAACACCTTCGCCAAGCGAGCCGTCACCGTCGGCAGGCCCATCGGTGGCCTGGTTCCCATCTACTCCGGCCTGGTCGAGGGCGAGCGGTTCGTCATCGCTGGCACGTTCATCTTGAAGGCAGAGCTCGGCAAGGGCTCCGCGGCACACGAGCACTAAACACCACTGCCGCATTAGGAGCCCATATCAATGCTTGAAGCACTTCTTCACTTCTCGATCAAGAACCGCTGGCTGGTCGTGATCCTCACGGCGGTGGTCGCGGCGGTGGGCTTCTTTCAACTCAAGAAGCTCCCCATCGACGCCGTGCCCGACATCACCAACAACCAGGTTCAGATCAACGCCGTCGCGGCGAGCCTCTCGCCCTTCGAGGTCGAGCAGCAGGTGACGTTCCCGATGGAGAATGCGATGGCCGGCATCCCCGGCCTGCAATACACCCGCTCGCTGTCGCGCAACGGGTTCTCGCAGGTGACCGTCGTCTTCGAGGACGGCGTGGATATCTACTTCGCCCGCCAGCAGGTGGGCGAGCGCCTGCGCGAGGCGGCGGGCGCGCTGCCGCCGGGCGTCGAGACGATCATGGGCCCGATCGCCACCGGCCTGGGCGAGGTGTACATGTACACCGTCGAGTACGAGCACCCGCGCGGCAAGGGCGCGAAGGTCGAAGACGGCAAGGTCGGCTGGCAATCCGATGGCTCGTATCTCTCGCCCGAGGGTCGCCGACTCACCACCGAGGTCGAGCTCGCCTCGTATCTGCGGGAAGTGCAGGACTGGATCATCCGGCCACAGCTCAAGGGCGTGAAGGACGTGGCGGGCGTGGACGCCATCGGCGGGTTCGTCAAGCAGTACCACGTCCAGCCCGACCCGATGAAGCTCGTTTCTTATGGGCTCACGTTCCACAACGTGATCGAGGCGCTAGAGAAGAACAACGTCTCCACCGGCGCTGGATACGTCGAGCACAAGGGAGAGAGCTATCTCGTCCGGGCCACCGGACGCATCCAGTCCATCGAGGAGATCGAGAGCATTGTCGTGGGCACACGCAGCGGCGTGCCGGTCTACGTGCGTGATATCGTGGGTGTCAACGGCGTGGGGCTCGGCCGCGAACTCCGCACCGGGTCGGCCAGCGAGAACGGCGAGGATGTGGTCGTGGGCACGGCCATCATGCTCATCGGGGCCAACAGCCGCACTGTCGCTGCAGCGGTTGACGCCAAAATGAACGAGATTCAGCGCTCGCTGCCCGAGGGGATCAAGGCCAAGACGGTCCTCAACCGCACCAAACTTGTGGACGCGACCATCGCCACGGTACAGAAGAATCTGCTCGAAGGGGCGATCCTCGTCATCGTGGTCCTGCTGCTCTTGCTGGGCAACTGGCGGGCCGCGCTCATCTGCGGCATGGCGATCCCCCTGTCGATGCTCATGACCGCTACGGGCATGGTGCAGACGCGGGTCAGCGGCAACCTGATGTCGCTCGGCGCGATCGACTTCGGCCTGATCGTGGACGGGGCGGTCATCATCGTTGAGAACTGTCTGCGCCGCTTGGCCGAGGAGCAGCATCACAAGGGGAGGTTGCTCACCTTGCAGGAACGCCTGCACATCGTCTTCGACGCCAGCAAGGAAGTCCGTAAAGCCACGGCTTTCGGCGAGGCGATCATCATCACGGTCTACTTCCCGATCCTCGCCCTCTCGGGCGTTGAGGGCAAGATGTTCCACCCGATGGCCATCACGGTCATCCTTGCTCTCATCGCGGCGTTCATTCTCTCGCTGACATTTATTCCCGCTATGGTCGCCCTGTGCATCACCGGCAAGGTGACGGAAAAGGACATGTTCCTGATCCGCTGGGCCAAGAAGGTCTATGAGCCGGTGGTCCGCTGGGCGGTCAAACTCCGCTACGCCGTCGTTATCGGTGCGGTGGTCGCGTTCCTTGGTTCGCTGGCCCTCTTCACGCGCCTGGGGCAGGAGTTCGTGCCCACGCTGGACGAGAAGGACATCGCGATGCACGCCATGCGCATCGCCTCCACAGGCATCACGCAGTCGCAGAAAATGCAGTACGACGTGGAGAAGGCGGTGTCAGCCTTCCCCGAAGTCGCGTTCGTCTACTCCAAGACTGGCACGGC encodes:
- a CDS encoding efflux RND transporter periplasmic adaptor subunit, whose protein sequence is MTTSTMKHSFLTRFRTPAFAAALAMLTIASGCKKHAEGDGHDHGSKPPAKADDHAGHDHGGQEEGGGAHADEVKLTADAITRYGVKDEAAQLWILKPTVLTPARVAFNTEAMAHVGSPLRGRAVEVKVRLGDTVKAGQELVIIESPELGEAQADYLQKRTAVLTAGPAVELSKIAWERAKGLLEQSQGISLTEVQRREAEYKAAIANVKAAEAASMASENRLHLLGMKQEAVATLAASSEIAPRHAIKAAINGQVVQREVTLGELVGPDREALMILADTRLLWVLADVPEAKLAGIAVGAKAWITIGSTTGTSDGIAAPKFEGTVSFIAPLVDPTTRTAQVRIDVPASLENGLTLKPGMFAQAEIVASLPGGADPAPTIAVPDEAIQTVEGGPAIFVPVANEPNTFAKRAVTVGRPIGGLVPIYSGLVEGERFVIAGTFILKAELGKGSAAHEH
- a CDS encoding TolC family protein; amino-acid sequence: MRRFVTRLAFLAAAVMFAGCQSTPRADVDAALSASEAAGLSAPIEFIVVGPDGGPLDESNPAGGSLTLADALRRAVTTDPGLQAAMARVRIALADADQSRLLPNPVLNVVLRWGPGKPQIEASLAQDFVQALQIPRRSSAADNRLRQAAADAVTVAIDVASEVQERYATAQASAELVPLLRDRMVLLERLGAVARSRLDAGEGTRSDLATLQAQRVELQVEIDQAVLSEREERLRLARLIGEPSSAAGWTLDPWTAPGTDLQPESRWVDMALLRRPEIQAIAWKLKALGDDEAIARLLPWEGASVGVDAQRDDKWFAGPSVSTPLPIFDMGQAKRARVTAEQLEARHELTLARRKVVEEVRVAYQTMTASNANLARIRNELIPLQQQRRTLAEDGYRAGQSDVTALFLAEQDLRLSQAKAIEVERQASTAFVRLQRAVGGPGVAQPLMAVPTSATPVQPDQTAGSAIAPPLSALAPPSNR
- a CDS encoding CusA/CzcA family heavy metal efflux RND transporter, giving the protein MLEALLHFSIKNRWLVVILTAVVAAVGFFQLKKLPIDAVPDITNNQVQINAVAASLSPFEVEQQVTFPMENAMAGIPGLQYTRSLSRNGFSQVTVVFEDGVDIYFARQQVGERLREAAGALPPGVETIMGPIATGLGEVYMYTVEYEHPRGKGAKVEDGKVGWQSDGSYLSPEGRRLTTEVELASYLREVQDWIIRPQLKGVKDVAGVDAIGGFVKQYHVQPDPMKLVSYGLTFHNVIEALEKNNVSTGAGYVEHKGESYLVRATGRIQSIEEIESIVVGTRSGVPVYVRDIVGVNGVGLGRELRTGSASENGEDVVVGTAIMLIGANSRTVAAAVDAKMNEIQRSLPEGIKAKTVLNRTKLVDATIATVQKNLLEGAILVIVVLLLLLGNWRAALICGMAIPLSMLMTATGMVQTRVSGNLMSLGAIDFGLIVDGAVIIVENCLRRLAEEQHHKGRLLTLQERLHIVFDASKEVRKATAFGEAIIITVYFPILALSGVEGKMFHPMAITVILALIAAFILSLTFIPAMVALCITGKVTEKDMFLIRWAKKVYEPVVRWAVKLRYAVVIGAVVAFLGSLALFTRLGQEFVPTLDEKDIAMHAMRIASTGITQSQKMQYDVEKAVSAFPEVAFVYSKTGTAELASDPMPPNVSDTFIILKDKTQWRSEAELDKLIVEKTEEMERMGSHGGGHDDHGHGGEEGGHAHGPPPEGHKGKVIKLLELTLQTVPGNNYEFTQPIQMRFNELISGVRGDVAVKVYGDDFASMQKTAASVLATLQSVPGAADAKVEQTEGLPVMTVEPDRAALARYGLNVSDVQEVVAVAMGGREAGLVFEGDRRFDLVVRLPDDLRGKIDMLERLPIPLPRGESEPRGVIQTASIDGGTGLLQGREEMGFVPLGAVARVEIAEGVNQISRENGKRRIVVQANVRGRDLGSFVNEAQAKMAQVSLPAGQWLVWGGQYENLVAAKARLTIVVPICFLLILLLLFATFKSFKYSLLVFAAVPLGLTGGVIALWVRDMPFSISAAVGFIALSGVAVLNGLVMIIFINQLREKGEKLEDAIIHGSITRLRPVLMTALVASLGFVPMALARGTGSEVQRPLATVVIGGLISSTLLTLIVLPALYRIFTGTSQDGKPGPRPEVWEKDEPVATPALAVAAPQTAAAASVAPPVLSQSPAPSSTPPSPPPAQPASH